In the Lysinibacillus sp. PLM2 genome, one interval contains:
- the yoaH gene encoding putative methyl-accepting chemotaxis protein YoaH yields the protein MKLKQKILLISIIPLLLSACIIGFNISQLATLKSSTEEIVNSLVKVEELNSSAKSLQKSLSVYALNISESNKNDIEEDLKLLKTIYEELVPSLQTSEQQGYVGKISKKYQDISTKATKAIDENNQAEIKKQSLRTKGLLNDVIELKRNITTQYQTMQLDLQNKINSIMIISIILVAILLISGISVVVIILNRIIGRIRNLTNDAEEIANGNLAIQLEKATGKDEVASLQNSFFHMTNNLRELLLHVNDSSNQVAASAEQLMASADETMRGAESISASIQEVSNGAVKQSIMSKESAHSAEESQSAVKEIATNAIEAEKLSVSTSEKTLQGSEFVKETVLQMNRINESVVETDGALITLNNQTKMIVQVLSQITEIAEQTNLLSLNAAIEAARAGEAGKGFAVVAEEVRKLADQTKNLVSNINHIASQIENDTKKTVKSINDVKERVNNGLKITSNTEMIFNEILLAVEQVKTQVSNITLVSNRIEDEVSNVVNHAKEMTNLSEITSDNSSNVAATSDEQLASMEEITSASIALANLAEDLQKRLAKFTL from the coding sequence ATGAAATTAAAACAAAAAATATTGCTTATATCGATAATTCCATTATTGCTTTCTGCTTGTATTATTGGATTTAATATTAGTCAATTAGCGACATTAAAATCTTCCACAGAGGAGATTGTAAATTCACTCGTAAAGGTAGAGGAATTAAATAGTTCGGCAAAAAGCCTTCAAAAATCTTTAAGTGTATACGCTTTAAATATTTCAGAAAGTAATAAAAATGATATTGAAGAAGATTTAAAATTATTGAAAACCATTTATGAGGAATTAGTACCTTCACTTCAAACGTCAGAACAGCAAGGATATGTAGGGAAAATTTCTAAAAAATATCAAGATATTTCAACGAAAGCAACAAAGGCAATAGATGAGAATAATCAAGCGGAAATTAAAAAGCAATCTTTACGGACAAAAGGTTTGCTTAATGATGTTATTGAATTAAAACGTAATATAACAACTCAATATCAAACGATGCAGCTCGATTTACAAAATAAAATTAATAGCATTATGATAATATCAATCATATTAGTTGCGATACTTTTAATTAGTGGAATTTCTGTTGTCGTCATTATTTTAAACCGGATCATTGGCCGTATTCGTAATCTAACAAATGATGCTGAGGAAATAGCTAATGGAAACTTAGCAATTCAACTTGAAAAGGCAACTGGTAAAGATGAAGTAGCCTCATTGCAAAATTCATTTTTCCATATGACAAACAATTTAAGGGAGTTACTGCTTCATGTAAATGATAGCTCAAATCAAGTTGCAGCGTCTGCGGAACAATTGATGGCAAGTGCAGATGAAACAATGAGAGGGGCAGAATCAATCTCAGCATCAATACAAGAGGTTTCAAATGGCGCAGTTAAACAATCCATTATGTCAAAAGAATCCGCACATTCAGCTGAAGAAAGTCAGTCTGCTGTTAAGGAAATTGCGACTAATGCGATTGAAGCTGAAAAACTATCTGTTTCAACGAGTGAAAAAACACTACAAGGCTCCGAGTTTGTAAAAGAAACAGTATTACAAATGAATAGAATTAACGAATCTGTTGTGGAGACGGATGGTGCATTAATTACATTAAATAATCAAACGAAAATGATTGTACAAGTATTATCACAAATTACAGAAATTGCAGAACAAACAAATTTACTTTCGTTAAATGCTGCTATAGAAGCTGCTAGAGCAGGTGAAGCTGGAAAAGGATTTGCTGTTGTTGCCGAAGAGGTAAGAAAATTAGCAGACCAAACGAAAAATTTAGTTTCCAACATTAATCACATTGCATCACAAATTGAAAATGATACAAAAAAAACAGTAAAGTCCATCAATGATGTGAAAGAACGGGTAAATAATGGATTGAAAATCACATCAAATACCGAAATGATATTTAATGAAATTCTATTAGCAGTAGAACAAGTAAAAACACAAGTAAGTAATATTACATTGGTTTCAAATAGAATAGAAGACGAAGTGTCCAATGTTGTAAATCATGCAAAAGAGATGACTAATCTTAGTGAAATAACATCCGATAATTCGAGCAATGTGGCTGCTACATCAGATGAACAATTGGCGTCAATGGAAGAAATAACAAGTGCATCTATAGCATTAGCAAACCTAGCAGAGGATCTCCAAAAAAGGTTAGCCAAGTTTACGCTATAA
- a CDS encoding BMP family ABC transporter substrate-binding protein: MKKNKLLFLFTLCALILSACSTSDATLENERLKVGIMLSDAGLGDQSFSDLGFAGLEKARDELNISFDYRELEESGTYEQGIEELVQQGNDLIIGLGFSIQEALEKMAKKYPETSFLLIDSQSELPNVYNITFKEDEGSFLIGVLAGLKTETNTVGFVGGEDAPIIHKFEQGFIKGVKAVNPEAQIITEYAGTFGDDKLGGNIAKEMIVNGADFIYPAAGFTGVGVLLETQRSGVYSFGVDSDQFYLAEKSVVSSMVKQVDVAIYDTVKELVETGSIAEKNKVLGLKDNGVALAPIRVIQLTEEEQAIVEQQKQKISDDNISITN, from the coding sequence TTGAAGAAGAATAAATTATTATTTTTGTTCACTCTTTGTGCACTAATACTTTCAGCTTGTTCAACTAGTGATGCAACTTTAGAGAATGAAAGATTAAAGGTTGGTATTATGCTTTCCGATGCAGGGTTAGGAGATCAATCATTTTCTGATCTAGGATTTGCAGGTTTAGAAAAAGCACGTGATGAATTGAATATCTCATTTGATTATAGGGAACTTGAGGAATCTGGTACTTATGAACAAGGGATTGAAGAATTAGTTCAACAGGGTAATGATTTAATCATAGGACTTGGCTTTTCTATCCAAGAAGCGCTTGAAAAAATGGCAAAGAAATATCCTGAAACCTCGTTTTTATTAATTGATTCTCAATCTGAATTACCGAATGTATATAATATTACATTTAAAGAGGATGAAGGTTCCTTTTTAATAGGTGTATTAGCAGGTTTGAAAACTGAGACAAATACGGTTGGATTTGTTGGTGGTGAAGATGCCCCAATTATACATAAGTTTGAGCAAGGTTTTATAAAAGGTGTTAAAGCTGTTAATCCAGAAGCACAAATCATAACAGAATATGCAGGGACATTTGGAGATGACAAGTTAGGAGGAAACATTGCAAAAGAAATGATTGTAAATGGAGCTGATTTCATTTATCCTGCTGCAGGCTTCACAGGTGTAGGAGTTTTATTAGAAACGCAACGTTCTGGGGTGTATTCCTTTGGTGTAGACAGTGATCAATTTTATTTAGCAGAGAAATCAGTTGTTTCTTCTATGGTCAAACAAGTAGATGTTGCGATCTATGACACAGTAAAAGAGCTAGTTGAGACGGGTTCAATTGCTGAAAAAAATAAAGTATTAGGATTAAAAGACAATGGAGTTGCATTAGCTCCTATCCGAGTAATTCAGCTTACTGAGGAAGAACAGGCTATAGTTGAACAACAAAAACAAAAAATATCTGATGATAATATTTCTATAACAAATTAA
- the sufC gene encoding ABC transporter ATP-binding protein has product MSTLVIKDLHVSIEDKEILKGVNLTINTNEVHAIMGPNGTGKSTLASAIMGHPKYEVTQGTIEIDGENVLEMEVDERAKAGLFLAMQYPSEISGVTNADFIRSAINARREEGDEISLMKFIRELDKTMDFLEMDQDMAQRYLNEGFSGGEKKRNEILQLMMIKPKFAILDEIDSGLDIDALKVVAKGINEMRGEGFGCLAITHYQRLLNYITPDHVHVMMQGRVVKSGGPELAQRLEAEGYDWIKKELGIEDTDAVTEEA; this is encoded by the coding sequence ATGTCTACACTAGTAATTAAAGATCTTCATGTATCAATTGAAGACAAAGAAATTTTAAAAGGCGTTAACTTAACGATTAATACAAATGAAGTACACGCAATTATGGGTCCAAACGGAACTGGTAAATCTACTTTAGCTTCTGCCATTATGGGCCACCCAAAATATGAAGTAACACAAGGTACAATTGAAATAGATGGCGAAAACGTTCTTGAAATGGAAGTAGATGAAAGAGCAAAAGCTGGTCTGTTTTTAGCAATGCAATATCCTTCTGAAATCTCAGGTGTAACAAATGCTGACTTTATCCGTTCAGCTATTAATGCACGTCGTGAAGAAGGCGATGAAATTTCATTAATGAAATTCATCCGTGAATTAGATAAAACGATGGACTTCTTAGAAATGGATCAAGATATGGCACAACGTTACTTAAATGAAGGATTCTCAGGTGGGGAAAAGAAACGTAATGAAATTCTTCAATTAATGATGATTAAGCCAAAATTTGCTATTTTAGATGAAATTGACTCAGGTCTTGATATAGATGCTTTAAAAGTTGTTGCTAAAGGGATTAATGAAATGCGCGGAGAAGGATTCGGTTGTCTTGCAATCACTCACTACCAACGCTTATTAAACTACATTACTCCTGACCATGTACACGTTATGATGCAAGGTCGCGTTGTTAAATCAGGTGGTCCTGAATTAGCACAACGTTTAGAAGCTGAAGGTTACGACTGGATTAAAAAAGAACTAGGTATTGAAGATACAGACGCGGTAACAGAAGAAGCATAA